From the genome of Haloplanus vescus:
CGTAGGAGGCGTTCTCCTCGGGGATTACGCTCACGGAGACTATCTGCTCGTCCAGTACTGTACCGAACTCCACCGCCCGCACCAGTGCCGTCTCGGCGAGGTCCGAGCCGTCGAACGGAACGACGAACGTCATACCGTACCGAGGGTGCCGTGGGTAGTAAGCTCTCGGACCGAAGCGGCTTTGTCGACGGCCCGCCGCCGGCCTGATATGACTCGACTCGCCGCGCACCACTTCGGCGTGACCGTCGCCGACTTGGACCGTGCCGTCGACTTCTACCGCGACACCTTCGACCTCGGCGACCCCGAGCGTTTCAGCGTTGCCGGCGAGGCCTTCTCCGAGGCCGTCGACGTTGACGGCGCGACCGGGCGGTTCGCCCACTTCACGCTCGACGGTGCTCGCATCGAACTCGTCGAGTACGACC
Proteins encoded in this window:
- a CDS encoding VOC family protein → MTRLAAHHFGVTVADLDRAVDFYRDTFDLGDPERFSVAGEAFSEAVDVDGATGRFAHFTLDGARIELVEYDPAGDDATGSAVNQPGAKHLGLAVDDLDAFYADLDSSVTTLSEPQTTESGTRICFVRDPEGNLVEVLEA